The following proteins are co-located in the Massilia litorea genome:
- the aroQ gene encoding type II 3-dehydroquinate dehydratase: MAKKLLLLNGPNLNLLGTREPAVYGAATLADIESAATAQAIAAGGSLSCFQSNHEGALIDRIHAARSEGVDAIVINPGGLTHTSVALRDAFAAVAIPFIEVHISNIYQREEFRHHSYLSALARGTICGLGIDGYRYAIDFALK, from the coding sequence ATGGCGAAAAAGCTACTGCTGCTCAACGGTCCCAACCTGAATTTATTGGGAACCCGCGAGCCTGCGGTGTATGGCGCGGCAACGCTGGCCGACATCGAAAGCGCTGCGACGGCCCAGGCCATCGCAGCGGGCGGGTCGCTTTCCTGCTTTCAGAGCAACCACGAAGGTGCGCTGATCGACCGCATCCACGCCGCCCGTAGCGAAGGCGTGGACGCGATCGTCATCAATCCTGGCGGGCTGACCCACACGAGCGTGGCCTTGCGCGATGCGTTTGCTGCGGTGGCGATCCCGTTCATTGAGGTCCATATCTCAAATATTTATCAGCGCGAAGAATTCCGCCACCATTCCTACCTGTCGGCGCTGGCCCGCGGCACCATCTGCGGGCTCGGCATCGACGGATACCGGTATGCCATCGACTTCGCGCTCAAATAG
- a CDS encoding histone, whose protein sequence is MKAEAKPEAAKAEAKPEAAKAEAKPEAAAAPAVKAEAKPEAAAKPAAKKAAAKKPAAKETEAKPAQAAGEAKPAAPAPAAKTVLAPAAAWPFPTSSRP, encoded by the coding sequence ATGAAGGCCGAAGCCAAGCCGGAAGCAGCGAAAGCCGAAGCCAAGCCGGAAGCAGCCAAGGCCGAAGCCAAGCCGGAAGCCGCCGCAGCACCTGCGGTGAAGGCGGAAGCCAAGCCGGAAGCGGCAGCCAAGCCAGCAGCCAAGAAAGCGGCAGCCAAGAAGCCGGCGGCCAAGGAAACGGAAGCCAAGCCAGCCCAGGCAGCAGGCGAAGCCAAGCCGGCCGCACCGGCACCAGCGGCGAAGACCGTGCTGGCACCGGCAGCCGCCTGGCCGTTCCCGACCAGCAGCCGTCCGTAA
- a CDS encoding ribonucleoside-diphosphate reductase subunit alpha — protein MQTSQDISIHPQAAPGTAAGANSAAELAARADYRILRRNGAVVPFEPNKISVAMTKAFLAVAGGQGAVSARIRELVEELTNNVVAALMRRQPNGGTFHIEDVQDQVELSLMRSGEHDVARAYVLYRAKQMEERRAAKEAAGAQHVAAPQIHVVDGGQRVPLDVNYVHALVNAACAGLEKHVDADAIVAETLRNLYDGVPVEELHKSAILAARALMETDPAYSQVTARILLHTIRKEVFGKEVPQAKAAAEYITYFPQYVAKGIENELLDAELGNYDLERLAKAIVADRDLQFGYIGLQTLYDRYFLHVRETRIEMPQAFYMRVAMGLALREADREERAIEFYNLLSSFDFMSSTPTLFNSGTRRSQLSSCYLTTVGDDLEGIYDAIKENALLSKFAGGLGNDWTPVRALGSRIKGTNGKSQGVVPFLKVVNDTAVAVNQGGKRKGAVCAYLETWHMDIEEFLDLRKNTGDDRRRTHDMNTANWIPDLFMKRVMEKGYWTLFTPSETPDLHDLVGKAFEQAYLAYEAKAERGEMLVFKKIEALDLWRKMLSMLFETGHPWITFKDPCNIRSPQQHIGVVHSSNLCTEITLNTSADEIAVCNLGSINMPQHMKGDGLDHVKLQKTIRTAMRMLDNVIDINYYAVDKARNSNLRHRPVGMGIMGHQDCLHMMRVPFASDKAVEFADKSMEAVCYYAYLASTELAEERGRYESYAGSLWDRGILPQDSIKLLAEERGGYLEQDTSESMDWTVVRERIKQFGMRNSNCVAIAPTATISNIIGVSACIEPTFQNLYVKSNLSGEFTEINGYLVRDLKARDLWDEVMIADLKYFDGSLSKIDRVPQDLRDIYATAFEVEPKWLVEQASRRQKWIDQAQSLNIYMAGASGKKLDETYKLAWLRGLKTTYYLRTIAATHMEKSTTRTGALNAVPVSGGLAAGHAAPAAAPAAAPAPVEADGAACYLRPGDAGFDECEACQ, from the coding sequence ATGCAGACTTCTCAAGACATTTCCATCCACCCGCAAGCGGCACCAGGAACGGCAGCCGGCGCCAATAGCGCCGCCGAACTGGCCGCCCGCGCGGACTACCGCATCCTGCGCCGCAACGGCGCCGTCGTCCCGTTCGAGCCAAATAAAATCTCGGTCGCGATGACCAAGGCCTTCCTGGCGGTCGCCGGTGGCCAGGGCGCGGTCTCGGCCCGCATCCGCGAGCTGGTGGAAGAGCTGACCAATAACGTGGTCGCTGCCCTGATGCGCCGCCAGCCGAACGGCGGCACCTTCCACATCGAAGATGTGCAGGACCAGGTCGAACTGTCCTTGATGCGCTCGGGCGAACACGATGTCGCGCGCGCCTATGTCCTGTACCGCGCCAAGCAGATGGAAGAGCGCCGCGCCGCCAAGGAAGCCGCCGGTGCCCAGCACGTGGCCGCGCCGCAGATCCACGTGGTCGATGGCGGCCAGCGCGTGCCGCTCGACGTCAACTATGTGCACGCCCTGGTGAACGCCGCCTGCGCCGGCCTGGAAAAGCACGTCGACGCCGACGCCATCGTCGCCGAGACCCTGCGCAACCTGTACGACGGCGTGCCGGTCGAAGAGCTGCACAAGTCCGCCATCCTGGCTGCGCGCGCGCTGATGGAAACCGATCCGGCCTACAGCCAGGTCACGGCCCGCATCCTGCTGCACACGATCCGCAAGGAAGTCTTCGGCAAGGAAGTCCCGCAAGCCAAGGCTGCGGCTGAATACATCACCTATTTCCCGCAGTACGTGGCGAAAGGCATCGAGAACGAACTGCTCGACGCCGAACTGGGCAACTATGACCTCGAGCGCCTGGCAAAAGCCATCGTCGCCGACCGCGACCTGCAATTCGGCTACATCGGCCTGCAGACCCTGTACGACCGTTACTTCCTGCACGTGCGCGAAACCCGCATCGAGATGCCGCAGGCCTTCTACATGCGCGTCGCCATGGGCCTGGCCCTGCGCGAAGCGGACCGCGAAGAGCGCGCCATCGAGTTCTACAACCTGCTGTCGAGCTTTGACTTCATGAGCTCGACGCCGACCCTGTTCAACTCGGGCACCCGCCGCTCGCAGCTGTCGTCCTGCTACCTGACCACCGTCGGCGACGACCTGGAAGGTATCTACGACGCCATTAAGGAAAACGCGCTGCTGTCGAAGTTTGCCGGTGGCCTCGGTAACGACTGGACCCCGGTGCGTGCGCTCGGCTCGCGCATCAAGGGCACCAACGGCAAGTCGCAAGGCGTGGTCCCGTTCCTGAAAGTGGTCAACGATACGGCCGTGGCCGTGAACCAGGGCGGCAAGCGCAAGGGCGCAGTGTGCGCCTACCTGGAAACCTGGCACATGGACATCGAGGAATTCCTCGACCTGCGCAAGAACACCGGCGACGACCGCCGCCGCACCCACGACATGAACACGGCGAACTGGATTCCCGACCTGTTCATGAAGCGCGTGATGGAAAAGGGCTACTGGACCCTGTTCACCCCGAGCGAAACGCCGGACCTGCACGACCTGGTCGGTAAAGCCTTCGAACAAGCCTACCTGGCCTATGAGGCCAAGGCAGAGCGCGGCGAAATGCTGGTGTTCAAAAAGATCGAAGCGCTCGACCTGTGGCGCAAGATGCTGTCGATGCTGTTCGAAACCGGCCACCCATGGATCACGTTCAAGGATCCGTGCAACATCCGTTCGCCGCAGCAGCACATCGGCGTCGTGCACTCGTCGAACCTGTGCACCGAGATCACCCTGAACACCAGCGCCGACGAAATCGCGGTCTGCAACCTGGGCTCGATCAACATGCCGCAGCACATGAAGGGCGATGGCCTGGATCACGTGAAACTGCAGAAGACGATCCGCACCGCGATGCGCATGCTCGACAACGTCATCGACATCAACTACTACGCGGTCGACAAGGCGCGTAACTCGAACCTGCGCCACCGCCCGGTCGGCATGGGCATCATGGGCCACCAGGACTGCCTGCACATGATGCGCGTGCCGTTCGCCTCGGACAAGGCCGTCGAGTTCGCCGACAAGTCGATGGAAGCCGTCTGCTACTACGCCTACCTGGCCTCGACCGAGCTGGCCGAAGAGCGCGGCCGCTACGAGTCGTACGCCGGTTCGCTGTGGGACCGCGGCATCCTGCCGCAGGACTCGATCAAGCTGCTGGCGGAAGAGCGCGGCGGCTACCTCGAGCAGGACACGAGCGAATCGATGGACTGGACCGTGGTGCGCGAGCGTATCAAGCAGTTCGGCATGCGTAACTCGAACTGCGTGGCGATTGCCCCGACCGCGACGATCTCGAACATCATCGGCGTCTCGGCCTGCATCGAGCCGACCTTCCAGAACCTGTATGTGAAGTCGAACCTGTCCGGCGAATTCACCGAGATCAACGGCTACCTGGTGCGCGACCTGAAGGCACGCGACCTGTGGGACGAAGTCATGATCGCCGACCTGAAGTATTTCGACGGTTCGCTCAGCAAGATCGACCGCGTGCCGCAAGACCTGCGCGACATCTACGCCACGGCCTTCGAAGTCGAGCCGAAGTGGCTGGTCGAGCAGGCATCGCGCCGCCAGAAGTGGATCGACCAGGCCCAGTCGCTGAACATCTACATGGCCGGCGCCTCGGGCAAGAAGCTGGACGAGACCTATAAACTGGCCTGGCTGCGCGGCCTGAAGACGACCTATTACCTGCGCACCATCGCGGCGACGCACATGGAGAAGTCGACGACCCGTACCGGCGCCCTGAACGCGGTGCCGGTCTCGGGCGGCCTGGCGGCCGGCCACGCGGCGCCGGCAGCGGCTCCGGCGGCGGCACCTGCCCCCGTTGAAGCAGACGGCGCGGCTTGCTACCTGCGTCCGGGCGATGCCGGTTTCGACGAGTGCGAAGCGTGCCAATAA
- a CDS encoding zinc-ribbon and DUF3426 domain-containing protein: protein MALATQCPHCGTMFRVASDQLKLRGGIVRCGSCQEIFDGSATLVDLDALPAKAPVAAKPDLPSPDAAPAAVVEPAPISEPEPEPAPALEEASLADDEALAPLDMTVELPRFEDQPVYTLDFDHTFDPFGILPKVDAPAAPEVETPLPEAVAVEASGSAAEEPVIDEEPVQPAMPPWSQLLKNPEPVAEATPPAAPEPAALAPQPDDAAEPVLEAQAEPEPLVPQHAGRIEPAFGLPVDEELVAAPLPGHEPELEPAAPAPRANVPADDAPPLLMRESTASVVTPPAAAHVPPIARTPAAKRAEKAAARRSKLTPTRIEAQPKLRAAEIDEPEFVKRGRQQEQNGRARKIALVAGAIALLILLFAQGVLNFRNALAARFPAAKPALVSGCAVFGCRVELPAQIDNLAIETGELTTLGGGVYSFTTELRNAGTTAQAWPSLELALTDANDKPLVRRVFGPRDYLAADTPAANGIAPRAEHAIKLHFRVEDLKPSGYHIAVFYP from the coding sequence ATGGCGCTTGCCACCCAATGCCCCCATTGCGGCACGATGTTCCGGGTCGCCTCGGACCAACTCAAGCTGCGTGGGGGCATTGTGCGTTGCGGCTCCTGCCAGGAGATCTTCGACGGCAGCGCCACCCTGGTGGACCTCGATGCGCTGCCGGCCAAGGCGCCGGTGGCTGCCAAGCCTGATCTGCCCTCTCCCGACGCGGCGCCCGCTGCCGTCGTCGAACCCGCCCCCATATCCGAACCCGAACCCGAGCCTGCGCCTGCCCTTGAGGAGGCGTCCCTGGCTGACGACGAAGCGCTCGCGCCGCTCGACATGACGGTCGAGCTGCCGCGTTTCGAGGACCAGCCGGTCTACACGCTCGACTTCGACCATACCTTCGATCCGTTCGGGATCCTGCCGAAAGTCGATGCACCCGCGGCGCCTGAAGTGGAAACGCCCCTGCCCGAAGCGGTCGCGGTCGAGGCGTCCGGGTCCGCAGCCGAAGAACCCGTGATCGACGAGGAGCCCGTCCAGCCGGCCATGCCGCCCTGGTCGCAGCTGTTGAAGAACCCGGAGCCGGTTGCGGAGGCGACACCGCCCGCCGCGCCGGAGCCGGCCGCCCTTGCGCCGCAGCCCGACGACGCGGCCGAACCCGTCCTCGAAGCGCAAGCGGAGCCTGAGCCGCTCGTCCCGCAGCACGCCGGCCGCATCGAGCCCGCCTTCGGCCTGCCGGTCGACGAAGAACTGGTCGCCGCGCCCCTGCCCGGCCACGAACCGGAACTGGAACCGGCTGCGCCCGCGCCACGCGCCAACGTTCCCGCCGACGACGCGCCGCCGCTGCTGATGCGCGAATCGACCGCCAGCGTGGTCACGCCGCCCGCCGCCGCCCATGTGCCGCCGATTGCGCGCACGCCGGCCGCCAAGCGTGCCGAAAAGGCCGCCGCGCGCCGCTCGAAGCTCACGCCCACCCGCATCGAAGCGCAACCGAAACTGCGCGCGGCCGAGATCGACGAGCCGGAGTTCGTCAAGCGCGGCCGCCAGCAGGAGCAGAACGGGCGCGCGCGCAAGATCGCGCTGGTCGCCGGCGCCATCGCCCTGTTGATCCTCCTGTTCGCGCAAGGGGTACTGAACTTCCGCAACGCCCTCGCCGCCCGCTTCCCGGCCGCGAAACCGGCCCTCGTCTCCGGCTGCGCTGTCTTCGGCTGCCGCGTCGAACTGCCGGCCCAGATCGACAACCTCGCCATCGAAACGGGCGAACTGACCACGCTCGGCGGCGGCGTCTATTCCTTCACCACCGAGCTGCGCAACGCCGGCACCACGGCCCAGGCCTGGCCGAGCCTGGAACTGGCGCTGACCGACGCCAACGACAAGCCGCTGGTGCGCCGCGTATTCGGCCCCAGGGATTATCTTGCCGCCGACACCCCGGCCGCGAACGGCATCGCGCCGCGCGCCGAACACGCGATCAAACTCCACTTCCGCGTGGAGGACCTGAAACCTTCCGGCTACCACATTGCCGTCTTCTACCCCTGA
- a CDS encoding YggT family protein codes for MLSILQLIVDTIATVLGGVLLLRFWMQAIRVRPPASVAQFTFTLSDWLVKPLRRIVPGAGGYDWASLIGAFLVVLLATSILFIVGASAEQVLLLALGRFVKWIIYGFIALLIIEAIFSWVNPHAPLAPFVHALNDPLLRPIRKVVPPIGGLDLSVLVAVLLLQIALYLLRTVVPI; via the coding sequence GTGCTGTCCATTCTTCAGTTGATCGTCGATACCATTGCCACTGTGCTGGGCGGGGTGCTCCTGTTGCGCTTCTGGATGCAGGCCATCCGCGTGCGTCCGCCAGCCTCGGTGGCGCAGTTCACCTTCACGCTGAGCGACTGGCTCGTGAAACCCCTGCGCCGCATCGTGCCGGGGGCAGGCGGCTACGACTGGGCAAGCCTGATCGGCGCCTTCCTGGTGGTGCTGCTGGCGACCTCGATCCTGTTCATCGTGGGGGCGTCGGCCGAGCAGGTGCTGCTGCTGGCGCTGGGGCGCTTCGTGAAGTGGATCATCTACGGGTTCATCGCGCTCCTGATCATCGAGGCGATCTTCAGCTGGGTCAATCCGCATGCGCCGCTGGCGCCGTTCGTGCATGCGCTGAACGATCCGCTGCTGCGGCCGATCCGCAAGGTGGTGCCGCCGATCGGCGGGCTGGATTTGTCGGTGCTGGTGGCGGTGCTGCTGCTGCAGATTGCGCTGTATTTGCTGAGGACTGTGGTGCCGATTTGA
- a CDS encoding ribonucleotide-diphosphate reductase subunit beta has protein sequence MLSWDDEPTSAARAPQAAGLPETVDAALVATRVNADDKRIINGKTDVNQLVPFKYKWAWDKYLAGCANHWMPQEVNMQRDIELWKSPNGLSEDERRLVKRNLGFFVTADSLAANNIVLGTYRHITAPECRQYLLRQAFEEAIHTHAYQYIVESLGLDEKEIFNAYNEIASIHDKDQFLIPYINVLTDPDFKTGTLEADQTLLKSIIVFACMMEGLFFYVGFTQILALGRQNKMTGAAEQYQYILRDESMHVNFGIDLINTIKMENPLLWTPAFRDEIKALFLEAVELEYRYAEDTMPRGVLGLNATMFKGYLRFIANRRAVQIGLDPLFPAEENPFPWMSEMIDLKKERNFFETRVTEYQTGGALNWD, from the coding sequence ATGCTGTCATGGGACGATGAACCAACGAGCGCCGCGCGCGCACCGCAAGCTGCTGGCCTGCCGGAAACCGTCGACGCCGCCCTGGTCGCCACCCGCGTGAACGCCGACGACAAGCGCATCATCAACGGCAAGACCGACGTCAACCAGCTGGTGCCCTTCAAATACAAGTGGGCCTGGGACAAGTACCTGGCCGGCTGCGCGAACCACTGGATGCCGCAGGAAGTGAACATGCAGCGCGACATCGAGCTCTGGAAGAGCCCGAACGGCCTGTCGGAGGACGAGCGCCGCCTGGTCAAGCGCAACCTGGGCTTTTTCGTGACGGCCGACTCGCTGGCCGCGAACAACATCGTGCTGGGTACCTACCGCCACATCACGGCCCCGGAATGCCGCCAGTACCTGCTGCGCCAGGCCTTCGAGGAGGCGATCCACACCCACGCCTACCAGTACATCGTCGAGTCGCTGGGACTGGATGAAAAAGAGATCTTCAACGCCTACAACGAGATCGCGTCGATCCACGACAAGGACCAGTTCCTGATTCCGTATATCAACGTGCTGACCGACCCTGATTTCAAAACCGGCACGCTGGAAGCGGACCAGACGCTACTGAAGTCGATCATCGTCTTCGCCTGCATGATGGAAGGCCTGTTCTTCTACGTCGGCTTCACCCAGATCCTGGCGCTGGGCCGCCAGAACAAGATGACCGGCGCCGCCGAGCAGTACCAGTACATCCTGCGCGACGAGTCGATGCACGTGAACTTCGGCATCGACCTGATCAACACGATCAAGATGGAAAACCCGCTGCTGTGGACCCCGGCCTTCCGCGACGAGATCAAGGCCCTGTTCCTGGAAGCGGTAGAACTCGAATACCGCTACGCCGAAGACACCATGCCGCGCGGCGTGCTGGGCCTGAACGCGACCATGTTCAAGGGCTACCTGCGCTTCATCGCCAACCGCCGCGCCGTGCAGATCGGGCTCGATCCGCTGTTCCCGGCCGAAGAGAATCCATTCCCATGGATGAGCGAGATGATCGACCTGAAGAAGGAACGTAACTTCTTCGAGACCCGCGTGACGGAGTACCAGACGGGTGGGGCGCTGAACTGGGATTGA
- a CDS encoding carbohydrate kinase family protein, producing the protein MTQATLICGSLAFDKIMQYHGRFAETLLADQLHRVNVSFLVPTLRTEYGGCSANIAYNLKLLGGEPLIMATLGQDGADYLERLRNFGIKTRAIKTIQDAYTAQCFVTADQDNNQINAFHPGAMQFSHENNVADQGPLRVAIIAPDGRDGMLKHARDCAAQGVPFMFDPGQQLPMFSGEELLTFIEQATYLAANDYEFEMVMDRTGLSLEQIAARLEALIVTRGEKGSEIYAGGERHDIPAVPATAVVDPTGCGDAYRAGLLYGIAQGYDWPTTGRIASLLGSIKIAHQGGQNHSFTPAEIANKFEAAFGYRFK; encoded by the coding sequence ATGACCCAAGCTACCCTGATCTGCGGATCGCTCGCATTCGACAAGATCATGCAATACCACGGCCGTTTCGCCGAGACCCTGCTGGCCGACCAGCTGCACCGCGTGAACGTCTCCTTCCTGGTACCGACCCTGCGCACCGAATACGGCGGCTGCTCGGCGAACATCGCCTATAACCTCAAGCTGCTCGGCGGCGAGCCCCTGATCATGGCCACCCTCGGCCAGGACGGCGCCGACTACCTCGAGCGCCTGCGCAACTTCGGCATCAAGACGCGCGCCATCAAGACGATCCAGGACGCCTACACGGCCCAGTGCTTCGTCACCGCCGACCAGGACAACAACCAGATCAACGCCTTCCACCCGGGCGCGATGCAGTTCTCGCACGAGAACAACGTCGCCGACCAGGGCCCGCTGCGCGTGGCGATCATCGCCCCGGACGGCCGCGACGGCATGCTCAAGCACGCGCGCGACTGCGCCGCCCAGGGCGTACCTTTCATGTTCGACCCGGGCCAGCAGCTGCCGATGTTCAGCGGCGAAGAACTGCTGACCTTCATCGAGCAGGCCACCTACCTGGCCGCGAACGACTACGAATTCGAGATGGTGATGGACCGCACCGGCCTCTCGCTCGAACAGATCGCCGCGCGCCTGGAGGCGCTGATCGTCACCCGCGGCGAAAAGGGTTCCGAGATCTACGCCGGCGGCGAGCGCCACGACATCCCGGCCGTGCCGGCCACCGCCGTGGTCGACCCGACCGGCTGCGGCGACGCATACCGCGCCGGCCTCCTGTACGGCATCGCGCAAGGCTACGACTGGCCGACCACCGGCCGCATCGCCAGCCTGCTCGGCTCCATCAAGATCGCCCACCAGGGCGGCCAGAACCACAGTTTTACTCCGGCCGAGATCGCCAATAAATTCGAAGCCGCCTTCGGCTACCGCTTCAAATAA
- the prmA gene encoding 50S ribosomal protein L11 methyltransferase, protein MSWTEVIIEIAREHAEGLSDALMEAGALSVSVEDADEGTDQEKPLFGEPGMEPTEAAWDHSRVVALTDIDADQQAIVAEAAAAIGLTTVPAFSTRAVADADWVRLTQSQFEPIHIGTNIWVVPSWHEAPDPNGLILELDPGLAFGTGSHPTTRLCMEWLEAHPAPGKSVLDYGCGSGILAMVAKKLAAGDVAGVDIDPQAIESARANAERNNCEIDFYVPDAFAASSNERHANGKFDIVVANILSSPLKLMAPMLSGRVAPGGSLVLSGVLARQADEVAAAYAPFIKLGVWAEQDGWVALHGTLGQDTVPAARSTTNG, encoded by the coding sequence ATGAGCTGGACCGAAGTCATCATCGAAATCGCACGCGAGCACGCGGAAGGCCTGTCCGACGCCTTGATGGAAGCGGGCGCGCTGTCGGTTTCGGTGGAAGATGCCGACGAAGGCACCGACCAGGAAAAGCCGCTGTTCGGCGAACCTGGCATGGAGCCGACCGAGGCGGCCTGGGATCACAGCCGTGTCGTGGCCCTGACTGACATCGACGCTGACCAACAGGCCATCGTCGCGGAAGCGGCCGCCGCCATCGGGCTCACTACCGTGCCGGCGTTTTCCACCCGCGCGGTGGCCGATGCCGACTGGGTACGCCTGACGCAGTCGCAATTCGAACCGATCCACATCGGCACCAACATCTGGGTCGTGCCGAGCTGGCACGAAGCGCCGGACCCGAACGGGCTCATTCTCGAACTCGATCCGGGCCTGGCGTTTGGCACCGGCAGCCATCCGACCACCCGCCTGTGCATGGAGTGGCTGGAAGCCCATCCGGCACCGGGCAAGAGCGTCCTGGACTACGGCTGCGGTTCCGGCATCCTGGCGATGGTCGCCAAGAAGCTGGCCGCCGGCGACGTGGCCGGGGTCGACATCGATCCGCAGGCGATCGAATCGGCGCGTGCGAATGCCGAGCGTAACAACTGCGAAATCGATTTCTACGTGCCGGACGCATTTGCCGCCTCGTCGAACGAGCGCCATGCAAATGGCAAGTTCGACATCGTCGTGGCCAACATCCTGTCGAGCCCATTGAAGCTGATGGCGCCGATGTTGTCGGGCCGCGTGGCGCCTGGCGGTTCGCTGGTGCTCTCGGGCGTGCTGGCGCGCCAGGCCGACGAAGTGGCCGCCGCCTACGCACCTTTCATCAAGCTGGGCGTCTGGGCCGAGCAGGACGGCTGGGTTGCCCTTCACGGGACGCTCGGCCAGGATACGGTACCGGCCGCGCGCTCCACTACCAACGGTTAA
- the accB gene encoding acetyl-CoA carboxylase biotin carboxyl carrier protein, with the protein MDLRKLKTLIDLVAESDIAELEVTEGESKVRIVKSSAAPQGQMVMMPSGMQQYSAPAPAAAPAAPAAPAAPAVAVETGHVVKSPMVGTFYRSSAPGAAAFVEVGTNIKEGDTLCIIEAMKLLNEIDADVSGVVTKILVENGQPVEFGQPLFVIG; encoded by the coding sequence ATGGATCTACGTAAACTCAAGACTTTGATCGACCTCGTCGCCGAATCGGACATCGCTGAACTCGAAGTGACCGAAGGCGAAAGCAAGGTTCGCATCGTCAAGTCGTCCGCCGCGCCCCAAGGCCAGATGGTCATGATGCCGTCCGGCATGCAGCAATATTCGGCGCCCGCCCCAGCCGCCGCTCCTGCTGCCCCGGCCGCGCCTGCAGCACCGGCCGTTGCCGTTGAAACTGGTCACGTCGTCAAGTCGCCGATGGTCGGCACCTTCTACCGTTCGTCCGCTCCGGGCGCCGCTGCGTTCGTCGAAGTCGGCACCAACATCAAGGAAGGCGACACCCTCTGCATCATCGAGGCAATGAAACTCCTGAACGAAATCGACGCCGATGTCTCCGGCGTGGTGACCAAGATCCTGGTGGAAAATGGCCAGCCGGTCGAATTCGGCCAGCCACTGTTCGTGATCGGCTAA
- the accC gene encoding acetyl-CoA carboxylase biotin carboxylase subunit, whose amino-acid sequence MFEKILIANRGEIALRIQRACREMGIKTVVVHSEADKDAKYVKLADESVCIGPAQSALSYLNMPAIISAAEVTDAEAIHPGYGFLSENADFAERVEKSGFVFIGPRSDSIRLMGDKVSAKQAMIRAGVPCVPGSDGALPDDPKEIIQTARKVGYPVIIKAAGGGGGRGMRVVHTEAALLNAVAMTKTEAGTAFGNPEVYMEKYLENPRHVEIQILADEHKNAVWLGERDCSMQRRHQKVIEEAPAPGIPRKLIEKIGDRCAEACRKIGYRGAGTFEFLYENGEFYFIEMNTRVQVEHPVTEMITGIDIVQEQIRIACGEKLRFRQRDIMLAGHAIECRINAEDPFKFTPSPGRITGWHPPGGPGIRVDSHSYAGYYVPPHYDSMIGKVISYGATREQAIRRMQIALSEMVVEGILTNIQLHRELMVDARFIEGGTNIHYLEQKLANRPDTKVVVAPENKADA is encoded by the coding sequence ATGTTTGAAAAAATTCTTATCGCCAATCGTGGTGAAATCGCGCTGCGTATCCAGCGCGCATGCCGCGAAATGGGCATCAAGACGGTGGTCGTCCACTCCGAAGCCGACAAGGACGCCAAGTATGTGAAGCTGGCCGACGAGTCCGTCTGCATCGGCCCGGCCCAGTCCGCGCTGAGCTACCTGAACATGCCGGCGATTATCAGCGCCGCCGAAGTGACGGACGCCGAAGCGATCCACCCGGGCTACGGCTTCCTGTCGGAAAACGCCGACTTCGCCGAGCGCGTGGAAAAATCGGGCTTCGTCTTCATCGGCCCGCGTTCCGATTCGATCCGCCTGATGGGCGACAAGGTCTCGGCCAAGCAGGCGATGATCCGCGCCGGCGTGCCTTGCGTGCCGGGTTCGGATGGCGCCCTGCCTGACGATCCGAAGGAAATCATCCAGACCGCCCGCAAGGTTGGCTATCCGGTCATCATCAAGGCTGCCGGCGGCGGCGGCGGGCGCGGCATGCGCGTGGTCCACACCGAAGCGGCCCTGCTCAACGCCGTGGCGATGACCAAGACCGAAGCCGGTACCGCCTTCGGCAATCCGGAAGTCTATATGGAGAAGTACCTGGAGAATCCGCGCCACGTGGAAATCCAGATCCTCGCCGACGAACACAAAAACGCCGTCTGGCTGGGCGAACGCGACTGCTCGATGCAGCGCCGCCACCAGAAGGTGATCGAGGAAGCGCCGGCACCGGGCATCCCGCGCAAGCTGATCGAGAAGATCGGCGACCGCTGCGCCGAAGCCTGCCGCAAGATCGGCTACCGCGGCGCCGGTACCTTCGAATTCCTGTATGAAAACGGCGAGTTCTATTTCATCGAAATGAACACACGCGTCCAGGTCGAACACCCGGTCACGGAAATGATCACCGGCATCGACATCGTGCAGGAACAGATCCGCATCGCCTGCGGCGAGAAGCTGCGCTTCCGCCAGCGCGACATCATGCTGGCCGGCCACGCGATCGAATGCCGCATCAATGCGGAAGACCCATTCAAGTTTACGCCGTCCCCTGGCCGCATCACCGGCTGGCACCCGCCGGGCGGTCCCGGCATCCGTGTCGATTCGCACTCGTATGCGGGCTACTATGTGCCACCTCATTACGACTCGATGATCGGCAAGGTAATTTCCTACGGTGCTACTCGTGAGCAAGCAATCCGCCGCATGCAAATTGCGTTGTCGGAAATGGTGGTTGAGGGTATTTTGACCAACATCCAGCTGCACCGCGAACTGATGGTCGATGCCCGCTTCATCGAAGGCGGCACCAACATCCATTACCTGGAGCAGAAGCTGGCGAATCGCCCTGACACGAAAGTGGTCGTGGCCCCGGAAAACAAGGCTGACGCATGA